The genomic segment TATAAAATTAAGGAAAGCATTGGTAAAGTGATTATAAAAGGGGAGTGACAAGTATGACGACTGTGGTAGTAACAAGTAAATCAGGTCTACACGCAATGCCTGCAAGCCTATTTGTTGATTTAGCCAAAAGGCATAGCTCCAATATTACAGTTATTAAGGACTCCAAGGAATATGATGGAAAAAGCATTGTTAGTATTATGATGGCTATGATCGCTGGAGGAGAAACCATTCATATACATGCTGAAGGTAGTGACGCCATGATTGCGGAAAAGGCCTTAGCAAAATTCAT from the Firmicutes bacterium HGW-Firmicutes-1 genome contains:
- a CDS encoding phosphocarrier protein HPr — translated: MTTVVVTSKSGLHAMPASLFVDLAKRHSSNITVIKDSKEYDGKSIVSIMMAMIAGGETIHIHAEGSDAMIAEKALAKFIEEYKE